The following are encoded together in the Oncorhynchus nerka isolate Pitt River linkage group LG23, Oner_Uvic_2.0, whole genome shotgun sequence genome:
- the LOC135564029 gene encoding tetraspanin-7-like, with translation MSCPLPYDSLPARLSPRREVDWEREQLAARRLSSPRRLSLLNPSTGLRRHSALPGYTLSPFQEKQHQEHQEQLQQHLSISLCSEASMAPPAPLMGGPLPCCRPVGIMPLLRLALLAFSCLFWASGLAIFTLGVWAQVSLADYMLLSANRYPNTPLILLATGATVTAWGFLGCLGVAANLPFVLRAYGFIQLAALMAGLAAGLSGLFYREDIAGGFRSGLQQAVAGYGEDEGRSNALDSLQRGLECCGAEGWRDWLTSDWANQDAAFSPMGNGSSVSLPESCCVRRKGCRNRPLPAVGGEGVAAAGIHPHGCFRKVFSFVNDNVFHIAATVLGLAFTQIGGIALACLLANRLQPRPHRPVPH, from the coding sequence ATGAGCTGTCCACTGCCCTACGACTCCTTGCCCGCTCGGCTGAGCCCCAGGCGAGAGGTGGACTGGGAACGTGAGCAGCTAGCGGCGCGGAGGCTCTCCTCTCCCAGAAGGCTGAGCCTCCTCAACCCTTCTACTGGGCTTCGGCGGCACTCGGCACTCCCCGGGTACACGCTCTCCCCCTTCCAGGAGAAGCAACACCAGGAGCACCAGGAGCAGCTGCAACAGCATCTCTCAATATCCCTGTGCTCCGAGGCCTCCATGGCGCCACCAGCTCCCCTCATGGGTGGACCCCTGCCCTGCTGCCGGCCAGTGGGCATCATGCCCCTGCTGCGCCTGGCCCTGCTGGCCTTCAGCTGCCTCTTTTGGGCATCCGGTCTGGCCATCTTCACCCTGGGCGTGTGGGCCCAGGTATCGCTGGCCGACTACATGCTGCTGTCGGCCAACCGCTACCCCAACACCCCACTCATCCTTCTGGCCACTGGGGCCACCGTCACGGCCTGGGGCTTCCTGGGCTGTCTGGGAGTGGCCGCCAACCTACCCTTCGTGCTGCGGGCATACGGCTTCATACAGTTGGCGGCACTGATGGCAGGGCTAGCCGCCGGCCTCTCGGGACTGTTTTACCGCGAGGACATCGCCGGAGGGTTCCGTAGCGGACTGCAGCAGGCAGTGGCGGGCTATGGCGAAGACGAGGGCCGCTCCAATGCTCTGGATAGTCTGCAGAGGGGGCTAGAGTGCTGCGGGGCCGAGGGCTGGCGCGATTGGCTGACCTCGGACTGGGCCAATCAGGATGCAGCATTCTCGCCCATGGGCAACGGCTCCTCTGTGTCGCTACCCGAGAGCTGCTGCGTCCGACGCAAGGGCTGCCGGAACCGACCCCTGCCAGCAGTGGGGGGCGAAGGGGTGGCGGCTGCTGGGATCCATCCCCATGGATGTTTCCGGAAGGTGTTCAGTTTCGTCAATGACAACGTCTTCCACATTGCTGCCACCGTGCTGGGTCTAGCCTTCACCCAGATAGGTGGCATCGCCCTGGCCTGTCTACTAGCTAACCGCCTGCAACCAAGACCACACCGACCAGTCCCACACTAA